The Kitasatospora paranensis genome has a window encoding:
- a CDS encoding citrate synthase produces the protein MAGRLTTQQVAEQLGVKVETVYAYASRGQLSSERAPGGKGSTFDAGEVAELAARGRRTPVRPPADEPVTVRTGLTLIEDGRLYYRGRDAVELAARHGFEAAIGWFWGMGADAPVALRVPPATAEALARAAAALPDGIRLPDRLRISATVAAALDPLRFDLREQTVHAAGAALIAGMVEALPRTAPVPGPDASLAARLWSRLATAAPSPEALACLDRALVLLLDHELAVSTVAARVAASARAHPYAVVSAGLGATDGPLHGAASPLAHRMLGEVLAGGAVPVVSDYLRTGRPIPGLGHRLYPEGDPRAVALLDAVGQLDGGAAVVAAVAEVEAAAGPAGRPALRANVDLALAAMALAAGLPADAGEVVFAVARTPGWLAHAVEEYREEPLRMRARGSYTGPRPQDLRAGSPAS, from the coding sequence ATGGCCGGACGCTTGACCACCCAGCAGGTCGCCGAGCAGCTCGGCGTCAAGGTGGAGACGGTGTACGCCTACGCGAGCCGCGGCCAGCTCAGCAGCGAGCGGGCCCCGGGCGGCAAGGGCAGCACCTTCGACGCGGGCGAGGTGGCCGAACTGGCCGCCCGCGGTCGCCGCACCCCGGTGCGTCCACCGGCCGACGAGCCGGTCACGGTGCGGACCGGCCTGACCCTGATCGAGGACGGCCGGCTCTATTACCGCGGCCGGGACGCCGTGGAACTGGCCGCCCGGCACGGCTTCGAGGCCGCGATCGGATGGTTCTGGGGGATGGGCGCCGACGCCCCGGTGGCGCTGCGCGTCCCGCCCGCCACCGCCGAGGCGCTGGCCCGGGCCGCCGCCGCACTGCCCGACGGGATCCGGCTGCCCGACCGGCTCCGGATCTCGGCCACCGTCGCCGCCGCGCTCGACCCGCTCCGCTTCGACCTGCGTGAGCAGACCGTGCACGCGGCCGGGGCGGCCCTGATCGCCGGAATGGTGGAGGCACTGCCGCGCACCGCGCCTGTCCCCGGGCCCGACGCCTCGCTGGCGGCACGACTGTGGAGCCGGCTGGCCACCGCCGCCCCCTCGCCGGAGGCACTGGCCTGCCTGGACCGCGCCCTGGTGCTGCTGCTCGACCACGAGTTGGCGGTCTCCACGGTGGCCGCCCGGGTGGCGGCCTCGGCCCGGGCCCATCCCTACGCGGTGGTCTCCGCCGGGCTCGGCGCCACCGACGGCCCGCTGCACGGCGCGGCCAGCCCGCTGGCGCACCGGATGCTCGGCGAGGTCCTGGCCGGCGGCGCCGTACCGGTGGTCTCCGACTACCTGCGCACCGGCCGGCCGATCCCGGGCCTCGGCCACCGGCTCTACCCGGAGGGTGACCCCCGGGCGGTGGCCCTGCTCGACGCGGTGGGGCAGCTCGACGGCGGCGCCGCCGTGGTGGCGGCGGTCGCCGAGGTGGAGGCGGCGGCCGGCCCGGCGGGGCGCCCGGCCCTGCGGGCCAACGTCGACCTGGCCCTGGCCGCCATGGCCCTGGCCGCCGGGCTGCCGGCGGACGCCGGCGAGGTGGTCTTCGCGGTGGCCCGCACGCCGGGCTGGCTGGCCCACGCGGTGGAGGAGTACCGCGAGGAGCCGCTGCGGATGCGCGCCCGCGGCAGCTACACCGGGCCGCGCCCGCAGGACCTGCGGGCAGGGTCGCCCGCGTCCTGA
- a CDS encoding MFS transporter, whose protein sequence is MNTAAHLPDHVPDDLATAADGRALRRMQFGWYVNDWANAAFSATVLTVFLGPYLTSVARNAADASGDVHPLGLAIPAGSFFPYTVSFSVLVSVAVMLLTGTVADRTGRHKELMCGFAYVGAFATMGMFFLGGDRYLLGGALLVVANIAYAVSVALSYAYLPGLAAPDERDAVSSKGWAYGYAGGGLLLIANLALFEGHDALGLSSGTAVRICLASAGLWWALFTIAPMLRLPSRAGVAPDRAAAVPGRPAAGSLRELARTLRGMREYPLTLLFLGAFLCYNDGIQTVVSQASLYGSEELGMDQTSLVAAVLLVQIVAIGGALLLGRIARRYGAKRTVLGSLVGWVVTLALGYLMPAHRPAWFFALACMIGLVLGGSQALSRSLFSHLIPAGKEAEYFSVYKVSDRGTSWMGPLVFGLAYQITGSYRSAIISLLVFFVIGFAVLVKVPVRRAVEAVGNPVPERL, encoded by the coding sequence ATGAACACCGCGGCCCACCTGCCGGATCACGTGCCGGACGACCTGGCCACTGCGGCCGACGGCCGCGCTCTGCGCCGGATGCAGTTCGGCTGGTACGTCAACGACTGGGCCAACGCCGCCTTCTCGGCCACCGTCCTGACGGTCTTCCTCGGGCCGTACCTGACCTCCGTCGCACGGAACGCCGCCGACGCCTCCGGCGACGTGCACCCGCTCGGCCTCGCGATCCCCGCGGGATCGTTCTTCCCGTACACGGTCTCCTTCTCCGTGCTGGTGTCGGTCGCCGTGATGCTGCTGACCGGCACGGTCGCGGACCGCACCGGGCGGCACAAGGAGCTGATGTGCGGCTTCGCCTATGTCGGCGCCTTCGCCACCATGGGGATGTTCTTCCTCGGCGGCGACCGCTACCTGCTCGGCGGGGCACTGCTGGTGGTCGCCAACATCGCCTACGCGGTGTCGGTCGCACTCTCCTACGCCTACCTTCCGGGCCTGGCCGCCCCCGACGAGCGTGACGCGGTCTCCTCCAAGGGGTGGGCCTACGGTTACGCGGGCGGCGGACTGCTGCTGATCGCCAACCTGGCACTGTTCGAGGGCCACGACGCGCTCGGCCTGTCCTCGGGCACCGCGGTGCGGATCTGCCTGGCCTCGGCCGGCCTGTGGTGGGCGCTCTTCACGATCGCCCCGATGCTGCGGCTGCCGTCCCGGGCCGGCGTGGCCCCGGACCGTGCCGCGGCGGTGCCCGGCCGGCCCGCCGCCGGCAGCCTGCGCGAACTCGCCCGCACGCTGCGCGGCATGCGCGAGTACCCGCTGACCCTGCTCTTTCTGGGTGCCTTCCTCTGCTACAACGACGGCATCCAGACCGTCGTCTCCCAAGCCTCGCTCTACGGCAGCGAGGAACTCGGCATGGACCAGACCTCGTTGGTCGCAGCGGTGCTGCTCGTCCAGATCGTGGCGATCGGCGGCGCACTGCTCCTGGGCCGGATCGCCCGCCGGTACGGCGCCAAGCGGACCGTCCTCGGCTCCCTGGTCGGCTGGGTGGTCACCCTCGCCCTCGGCTACCTCATGCCCGCCCACCGGCCCGCCTGGTTCTTCGCCCTGGCCTGCATGATCGGCCTGGTGCTCGGCGGCAGCCAGGCGCTCTCCCGCTCGCTGTTCTCCCATCTCATCCCGGCCGGCAAGGAGGCCGAGTACTTCAGCGTCTACAAGGTCAGCGACCGCGGCACCAGTTGGATGGGCCCGCTGGTCTTCGGTCTCGCGTACCAGATCACCGGCAGCTACCGCTCCGCGATCATCTCCCTGCTGGTGTTCTTCGTGATCGGCTTCGCCGTGCTGGTCAAGGTCCCCGTCCGCCGTGCCGTCGAGGCCGTCGGAAACCCCGTCCCCGAACGGTTGTGA
- a CDS encoding FHA domain-containing protein, which yields MGERPGAPTAPPLVLVTDTDSQLIDPCRAYHVGRDPTGEIVLDDPRVSWHHAVLRAADGHWLLDDVGSTNGTFADGRRIQHEDIGPGMRLRFGSAADGPSATFADLPVPTDGQRTSLLAPQSSSVFRRPTTVLRLPGRTVRIGRAGDNDLVLDDLEVSRHHAELRILPDGSHEIFDLASHNGTYVNGRPVVRAPVGPADIIGIGHSALCLSGDELVEYTDTGEVSLDVQGLFVRVGPDRRVLLDGVGFPLAEKTLVAVAGPSGAGKSTLLNALTGLRPADEGTVLYDGRDLYRDYAELRRRIGLVPQDDILHTQLTVRRALSYAAELRFPGDTAKHERAARVTEVIRELGLDSRADLVISSLSGGQRKRVSVALELLTKPSLLFLDEPTSGLDPGMERSVMQMLRGLADDGRTVVVVTHSVLSLNVCDRLLVLAPGGRTAYFGPPDEALPFFGYTEWPEAFEAFESEDHATWQRRFRESPQYQQYVAAGAASAAHPWQSAAPGGGGPARTRIRPEQPQGWFSQLSTLVRRYTSVLAADRLFLTVMIALPFVIGAMCRAMAGSAISSENAINVLLTLCIGGVLTGSANAVREVVKERPIYQRERVVGLSRSAYLVSKVVVLGTVTVVQSALLTVVGLAGVDLSASLPSGRRVESGVVLPPLAELVIAVALLSFASMMLGLLVSALVRKEEATMPMLVLLAVVQIVFCGAMLKLHGVPGLEQFAWLVPSRWGLAAMAQTIDLHKVFPTGITADPLFRPDRSRWLRCMVMLIALSAALGVAVLALLRRQEPAIMRK from the coding sequence ATGGGAGAGCGCCCGGGCGCGCCCACCGCGCCGCCACTGGTTCTCGTCACCGACACGGACTCGCAGCTGATCGATCCGTGCCGGGCCTACCACGTGGGCCGCGACCCCACCGGTGAGATCGTCCTCGACGACCCCCGGGTCTCCTGGCACCACGCCGTGCTGCGCGCCGCCGACGGCCACTGGCTGCTGGACGACGTCGGCAGCACCAACGGCACCTTCGCCGACGGACGCCGGATCCAGCACGAGGACATCGGCCCCGGCATGCGGCTGCGGTTCGGCAGCGCGGCCGACGGTCCGTCCGCGACCTTCGCCGACCTGCCCGTGCCGACCGACGGCCAGCGGACCTCGCTGCTCGCCCCGCAGAGCTCCAGCGTGTTCCGTCGGCCCACCACCGTGCTGCGGCTGCCCGGCCGGACGGTGCGGATCGGACGGGCCGGCGACAACGACCTCGTCCTCGACGACCTGGAGGTCTCCCGGCACCACGCCGAGCTCCGCATCCTGCCGGACGGCAGCCACGAGATCTTCGACCTGGCCAGCCACAACGGGACCTACGTCAACGGCCGCCCGGTGGTGCGGGCCCCGGTCGGCCCGGCCGACATCATCGGCATCGGCCACTCCGCCCTCTGCCTCTCCGGCGACGAGCTGGTCGAGTACACCGACACCGGCGAGGTCTCGCTCGACGTGCAGGGCCTTTTCGTCCGGGTCGGCCCGGACCGGCGGGTCCTGCTGGACGGCGTCGGCTTCCCGCTCGCCGAGAAGACGCTGGTCGCGGTGGCCGGCCCCAGCGGCGCCGGCAAGTCCACCCTGCTCAACGCGCTCACCGGGCTGCGCCCCGCCGACGAGGGCACCGTCCTCTACGACGGACGCGACCTCTACCGGGACTACGCCGAACTGCGGCGCCGGATCGGCCTGGTGCCGCAGGACGACATCCTGCACACCCAGCTGACCGTGCGCCGCGCGCTCTCCTACGCGGCCGAATTACGCTTCCCCGGTGACACGGCCAAGCACGAGCGGGCGGCCCGGGTCACCGAGGTGATCCGCGAACTCGGCCTGGACAGCCGGGCCGACCTGGTGATCTCCAGTCTCTCCGGCGGCCAGCGCAAACGCGTCAGCGTCGCCCTGGAACTGCTCACCAAGCCGTCGCTGCTCTTCCTCGACGAGCCGACCTCCGGTCTGGACCCGGGGATGGAGCGCTCGGTGATGCAGATGCTGCGAGGCCTCGCCGACGACGGCCGCACGGTGGTCGTGGTCACCCACAGCGTGCTCAGCCTGAACGTCTGCGACCGGCTGCTGGTGCTGGCCCCCGGCGGCCGGACCGCCTACTTCGGCCCGCCCGACGAGGCGCTGCCGTTCTTCGGCTACACCGAGTGGCCGGAGGCCTTCGAGGCCTTCGAGAGCGAGGACCACGCCACCTGGCAGCGCCGGTTCCGGGAGTCCCCGCAGTACCAGCAGTACGTGGCCGCCGGAGCCGCGTCGGCCGCACACCCCTGGCAGTCGGCCGCGCCGGGCGGCGGGGGCCCCGCCAGGACCCGGATCCGTCCGGAGCAGCCACAGGGCTGGTTCTCCCAACTGTCCACGCTGGTCCGCCGGTACACCTCGGTGCTGGCCGCCGACCGGCTCTTCCTGACCGTGATGATCGCCCTGCCGTTCGTCATCGGCGCGATGTGCCGGGCGATGGCCGGCTCGGCGATCTCCTCGGAGAACGCGATCAACGTCCTGCTCACGCTCTGCATCGGCGGCGTGCTCACCGGTTCCGCCAACGCGGTCCGCGAGGTGGTCAAGGAACGGCCGATCTATCAGCGCGAACGCGTGGTCGGCCTGTCCAGATCGGCCTACCTGGTCTCCAAGGTGGTGGTGCTCGGCACGGTCACGGTGGTGCAGTCGGCCCTGCTGACCGTGGTCGGTCTGGCGGGCGTCGACCTCAGCGCGAGCCTCCCGTCCGGACGGCGGGTGGAGAGCGGGGTGGTGCTGCCGCCGCTGGCCGAACTGGTCATCGCCGTCGCGTTGCTGTCGTTCGCCTCCATGATGCTCGGCCTGCTGGTCTCCGCACTCGTCCGCAAGGAGGAGGCGACCATGCCGATGCTGGTGCTCCTCGCGGTGGTGCAGATCGTGTTCTGCGGCGCCATGCTGAAGCTGCACGGGGTGCCCGGCCTTGAGCAGTTCGCCTGGCTGGTCCCGTCCCGCTGGGGTCTGGCCGCGATGGCCCAGACCATCGATCTGCACAAGGTCTTCCCGACCGGGATCACAGCCGACCCGCTGTTCCGGCCCGACCGCTCCCGCTGGCTGCGCTGCATGGTGATGCTGATCGCCCTCTCGGCGGCGCTGGGCGTCGCCGTCCTGGCCCTGCTGCGCCGACAGGAACCGGCGATCATGCGGAAGTAG
- a CDS encoding glycerophosphodiester phosphodiesterase, whose product MHPFLDQPGPLAFAHRGGDLGHPENSFAAFAAAVALGYRYLETDVHATRDGVLVAFHDSRLDRVTDRTGAVADLTWETVGRARIGGTEPVPLLEDLLDAFPGARFNVDVKAAPAVGPLVEAIRRTNAWDRVCVGGFSDSRLAAVRAGAGSRLATSLGPREVARLRLLSLAGPVLSGRRAAFAGVCAQVPERHRGVRVVDRAFVRAAHRLGLQVHVWTVDDPARIRALLDLGVDGIMADRIDVLRDVLAERGCWSDGGTNSVTAMGAP is encoded by the coding sequence ATGCACCCCTTCCTCGACCAACCCGGGCCGCTCGCCTTCGCGCACCGGGGCGGTGACCTCGGCCATCCCGAGAACTCGTTCGCCGCCTTCGCGGCTGCCGTCGCCCTGGGGTACCGCTACCTGGAGACGGACGTGCACGCCACGCGTGACGGTGTGCTCGTGGCATTCCACGACTCCCGCCTCGACCGGGTCACCGACCGGACCGGGGCCGTGGCCGACCTGACCTGGGAGACCGTCGGCCGGGCCCGGATCGGTGGCACCGAGCCCGTACCGCTGCTGGAGGACCTGCTCGACGCGTTCCCCGGTGCCCGCTTCAACGTCGACGTCAAGGCGGCGCCGGCCGTCGGGCCGCTCGTCGAGGCGATCCGCCGGACCAACGCCTGGGACCGGGTCTGCGTCGGCGGTTTCTCGGACAGCCGCCTCGCCGCAGTCCGTGCCGGCGCCGGCTCCCGCCTCGCCACCTCGCTCGGCCCGCGCGAGGTGGCCCGACTGCGGCTGCTCTCGTTGGCCGGGCCGGTGCTGAGCGGGCGCAGGGCGGCGTTCGCCGGGGTGTGCGCGCAGGTGCCGGAACGGCACCGGGGCGTGCGGGTCGTCGACCGGGCCTTCGTCCGCGCCGCCCACCGCCTCGGTCTGCAGGTGCACGTCTGGACGGTGGACGATCCCGCACGGATCAGGGCTCTCCTCGACCTCGGCGTGGATGGCATCATGGCCGATCGCATAGACGTCCTGCGGGACGTTCTCGCCGAGCGCGGGTGCTGGAGCGACGGCGGCACCAACTCCGTTACTGCGATGGGAGCCCCATGA
- a CDS encoding glutathione peroxidase — translation MSLYDIPLRTLSGEPTSLGDHKGKALLLVNVASKCGLTPQYAGLERLQERYAARGFTVLGFPCNQFMGQEPGTAEEIQTFCSTTYGVSFPLFEKIDVNGDDRHPLYQRLTETADAEGTAGDVQWNFEKFLVAPDGSVVGRFRPRTEPEADEIVAAVEAQLPA, via the coding sequence TTGAGCCTGTACGACATCCCCCTGCGCACCCTGTCCGGCGAGCCGACGTCGCTCGGCGACCACAAGGGCAAGGCCCTGCTGCTGGTCAATGTGGCCTCGAAGTGCGGCCTGACCCCGCAGTACGCCGGTCTGGAGCGCCTCCAGGAGCGCTACGCGGCCCGCGGCTTCACCGTGCTCGGCTTCCCCTGCAACCAGTTCATGGGCCAGGAGCCGGGTACGGCCGAGGAGATCCAGACCTTCTGTTCCACCACCTACGGCGTCTCCTTCCCGCTCTTCGAGAAGATCGACGTGAACGGTGACGACCGGCACCCGCTGTACCAGCGGCTGACCGAAACCGCCGATGCCGAGGGCACCGCGGGCGACGTGCAGTGGAACTTCGAGAAGTTCCTGGTCGCCCCCGACGGCTCCGTGGTGGGCCGCTTCCGTCCGCGCACCGAGCCGGAGGCCGACGAGATCGTCGCCGCCGTCGAGGCGCAACTGCCGGCCTGA
- a CDS encoding citrate synthase/methylcitrate synthase: MPSTTEIEVPRGLKGVVVTDTELSDVRGLEGFYHYRQYSAIELAEERTLEDVWHLMLLGDLPDASRRAAFLARTAPLRRLPDVLRPLLPALAAGTVHGGPLAALGAALSIAAADRGIRPLFDTGSDRRVEDALFAAALVPTVLTALHRLQQGQQPVEPRDDLGHAANYLYMLTGEEPEPAKARAIEQYLISTVDHGFNASTFTVRVIASTGADLVACLVGGLGALSGPLHGGAPSRALDTLDAIGTPERIDGWIRERVLAGDRIMGFGHAVYRTEDPRSRMLRGIAESIGGELVDLAVQVEVQVEAILAELKPGRELHTNVEFYAGVVMHLCGLPREMFTPTFAAARAIGWSANILEQAADPKIIRPAARYTGPVAPQPLPTA, from the coding sequence ATGCCGAGCACCACCGAGATCGAGGTCCCGCGCGGCCTGAAGGGCGTCGTGGTCACCGACACCGAGCTCAGCGACGTCCGCGGGCTGGAGGGCTTCTACCACTACCGCCAGTACTCGGCGATAGAGCTCGCCGAGGAGCGCACCCTGGAGGACGTCTGGCACCTGATGCTGCTCGGCGACCTGCCCGACGCCTCCCGCCGCGCCGCCTTCCTCGCCCGCACCGCACCGCTGCGCCGGCTGCCCGACGTACTGCGCCCGCTGCTTCCCGCGCTGGCGGCGGGCACCGTCCACGGCGGTCCGCTCGCAGCCCTGGGTGCTGCGCTCTCGATCGCCGCCGCCGACCGCGGCATCCGGCCGCTCTTCGACACCGGGTCCGACCGGCGGGTCGAGGACGCGCTGTTCGCCGCGGCGCTGGTGCCCACCGTCCTGACCGCGCTGCACCGGCTTCAGCAGGGGCAGCAGCCGGTCGAACCGCGCGACGACCTCGGCCACGCGGCCAACTACCTCTACATGCTGACCGGCGAGGAACCCGAGCCGGCCAAGGCGCGGGCGATCGAGCAGTACCTGATCTCCACGGTGGACCACGGCTTCAACGCCTCCACCTTCACGGTCAGGGTGATCGCCTCCACCGGGGCCGACCTGGTGGCCTGCCTGGTGGGCGGGCTGGGCGCGCTCTCCGGGCCGCTGCACGGCGGTGCGCCGAGCCGGGCGCTGGACACCCTGGACGCGATCGGCACTCCGGAGCGGATCGACGGCTGGATCCGCGAGCGCGTCCTGGCCGGCGACCGGATCATGGGCTTCGGTCACGCCGTCTACCGCACCGAGGATCCGCGCTCGCGGATGCTGCGCGGGATCGCCGAGTCGATCGGCGGCGAACTGGTCGACCTCGCCGTGCAGGTGGAGGTCCAGGTCGAGGCGATCCTGGCCGAGCTGAAGCCCGGTCGTGAACTCCACACCAACGTCGAGTTCTACGCCGGCGTGGTGATGCACCTGTGCGGTCTCCCCAGGGAGATGTTCACCCCCACCTTCGCCGCCGCCCGCGCGATCGGCTGGAGCGCCAACATCCTGGAGCAGGCCGCCGACCCGAAGATCATCCGACCGGCCGCCCGCTACACCGGCCCGGTGGCCCCGCAGCCGCTGCCGACGGCCTGA
- a CDS encoding arginase family protein, translating to MRRDLVVVGAPSSAGSYAPGQEAAPGVLRELGLIDRLRAAGRRVRDAGDGPLHVWAPDPQHPRAQNLDAVVRSVRAVADHVAGALEEDADVLVIGGNCTVALGLMSALTAHEPDAGLLYLDRHFDLNTPASTREGAFDWMGLAHGLDLPGAAEPLTAAFGRRPLLTPDRLHLLGIDPEAATSWEREQAERLGLRWGSNTDLAEAPGAEVTRALGTLPPGPLAVHLDVDVLDFTDAPLAESTDGRNVGPTLDAVSEALDTACRDPRFRALSIGELNPSRAAGYPAVLDRFLASVQHALRATP from the coding sequence ATGCGACGGGATCTCGTTGTGGTGGGCGCGCCGAGCAGCGCAGGCAGCTACGCACCCGGCCAGGAGGCGGCGCCGGGCGTGCTGCGTGAGCTGGGCCTGATCGATCGCCTGCGGGCGGCGGGCCGCCGGGTCCGGGACGCCGGGGACGGGCCGCTGCACGTGTGGGCGCCGGACCCGCAGCACCCGCGGGCCCAGAACCTCGATGCAGTGGTCCGATCCGTCCGGGCGGTCGCCGACCATGTCGCCGGGGCCCTGGAGGAGGACGCGGACGTCCTGGTCATCGGCGGCAACTGCACCGTCGCACTGGGCCTGATGTCAGCGCTCACGGCACACGAACCGGACGCCGGCCTGCTCTACCTCGACCGGCACTTCGATCTCAACACACCCGCGAGCACCCGCGAGGGCGCCTTCGACTGGATGGGGCTCGCCCACGGACTGGACCTGCCCGGGGCCGCGGAGCCGCTGACGGCCGCCTTCGGGCGCCGCCCGCTGCTCACCCCGGACCGGCTCCACCTCCTCGGCATCGACCCCGAGGCCGCCACCTCCTGGGAACGCGAGCAGGCAGAACGCCTGGGCCTGCGCTGGGGCTCGAACACCGACCTCGCCGAGGCGCCGGGCGCCGAGGTGACGCGGGCTCTCGGTACGCTCCCGCCCGGTCCCCTGGCCGTGCACCTCGACGTCGACGTCCTGGACTTCACCGACGCGCCGCTCGCCGAGAGCACGGACGGCCGCAACGTCGGCCCCACCCTCGACGCCGTGTCCGAGGCACTGGACACCGCCTGCCGGGACCCGCGCTTCCGAGCGCTCTCGATCGGCGAGCTCAACCCTTCCCGCGCCGCCGGATACCCCGCCGTCCTCGACCGGTTCCTCGCGAGCGTTCAGCACGCCCTGCGCGCGACCCCGTGA
- a CDS encoding HNH endonuclease family protein, with the protein MPWIRPLRRAAATLGATAIAATALLTGAGTAEAALPTPVSAATAKTYLASLTVAADSHTSTYDRSLFPPWITISGTCNTRETIIKRDGTNVVVDSACTATSGNWSSPYDGVTTTSASSFDIDHLVPLAEAWRSGAWAWTTAQRQAFANDVTRPQLLAVSASSNRSKGDQDPTTRLPQASYQCTYVRAWVQVKYYYGLAVDSAEKSKLSSVLNGC; encoded by the coding sequence ATGCCCTGGATACGTCCGCTGCGCCGTGCCGCCGCCACCCTCGGCGCCACCGCGATCGCTGCGACCGCCCTGCTCACCGGCGCCGGTACGGCCGAGGCCGCCCTGCCCACCCCGGTCTCCGCCGCGACGGCCAAGACCTACCTGGCCTCGCTGACCGTCGCGGCCGACTCCCACACCTCGACCTACGACCGCAGCCTGTTCCCGCCCTGGATCACCATCTCGGGCACCTGCAACACCCGCGAGACGATCATCAAGCGGGACGGCACCAACGTCGTCGTCGACTCCGCCTGTACCGCCACCAGCGGCAACTGGTCCTCCCCGTACGACGGCGTCACCACCACCAGTGCCTCCAGCTTCGACATCGACCACCTGGTGCCGCTCGCCGAGGCGTGGCGCTCGGGCGCGTGGGCGTGGACGACCGCCCAGCGCCAGGCCTTCGCCAACGATGTCACCCGTCCGCAGCTGCTGGCCGTCTCCGCCAGCTCGAACCGCTCCAAGGGCGACCAGGACCCGACCACCCGGCTGCCGCAGGCCTCCTACCAGTGCACCTACGTCCGCGCCTGGGTGCAGGTGAAGTACTACTACGGTCTCGCGGTCGACAGCGCCGAGAAGTCGAAGCTCAGCAGTGTCCTGAACGGCTGCTGA